One window of the Sulfitobacter alexandrii genome contains the following:
- a CDS encoding DUF58 domain-containing protein: MTEPRISGAYSPATLRAGAEEEAARLPALLARAEHLAGAVLLGAHGRRRAGTGDDFWQYRPAQIGDSRRMIDYRRSAMGDHEFVREREWQIAQSVMLWVDQGASMRFASDPKLPQKSDRVRLLGLALAIMLLRGGERVGLTGTRLPPRSGNPQLLRLAQVFCEDEEVDYSPPEHRAMIPHARAVFISDFMGDMAGVQLALTKAADRGVRGVLYHVLDPSEEAFPFRGRTIFESVGGTLRHETLKANDLRDRYLARLAERKAELQRLCALTGWRYGIHHTDASAQSALLWLYSALDARAGMAA; the protein is encoded by the coding sequence GTGACGGAACCCCGCATCTCCGGGGCCTATTCACCCGCGACCCTGCGGGCAGGTGCCGAGGAGGAAGCCGCGCGCCTGCCGGCCCTGCTCGCGCGCGCGGAGCATCTGGCGGGTGCGGTTCTGCTGGGTGCCCACGGGCGCCGGCGGGCCGGGACAGGCGATGATTTCTGGCAGTACCGCCCTGCGCAGATCGGCGACAGCCGCCGGATGATCGACTATCGGCGCAGCGCTATGGGCGACCATGAGTTCGTGCGCGAGCGTGAGTGGCAGATCGCGCAATCCGTCATGCTGTGGGTCGATCAGGGCGCGTCAATGCGGTTTGCCAGCGACCCCAAGCTTCCGCAAAAATCCGATCGTGTGCGGCTTCTGGGCCTGGCGCTGGCCATCATGTTGCTCAGGGGCGGCGAGCGCGTCGGCCTGACCGGCACCCGGCTGCCGCCCCGCAGCGGCAACCCGCAGCTTCTGCGCCTTGCACAGGTGTTCTGCGAGGACGAAGAGGTGGACTACAGCCCGCCGGAGCATCGCGCGATGATACCCCACGCCCGTGCCGTTTTCATTTCTGACTTCATGGGCGACATGGCCGGTGTCCAGCTTGCCCTGACCAAGGCAGCGGACCGGGGTGTGCGCGGCGTGCTCTACCATGTGCTCGATCCGTCGGAAGAAGCCTTTCCCTTCCGCGGTCGCACCATCTTCGAAAGCGTGGGCGGCACGCTGCGGCATGAAACGCTCAAGGCGAATGACCTGCGCGACAGATACCTCGCGCGGCTGGCCGAGCGGAAGGCAGAACTCCAACGCCTGTGCGCCCTGACCGGCTGGCGCTACGGGATCCATCATACGGACGCGTCCGCCCAATCGGCGCTTCTGTGGCTTTATTCGGCGCTGGACGCCCGTGCCGGGATGGCGGCATGA